A window from Chrysemys picta bellii isolate R12L10 chromosome 2, ASM1138683v2, whole genome shotgun sequence encodes these proteins:
- the ATP6V1C1 gene encoding V-type proton ATPase subunit C 1 isoform X2: protein MADVLEDSKDKVQENLLANGVDLVTYITRFQWDMAKYPIKQSLKNISEIIAKGVTQIDNDLKSRASAYNNLKGNLQNLERKNAGSLLTRSLADIVKKEDFVLDSEYLITLVVVVPKSNYNDWVKQYETLSEMVVPRSSNVLSEDQDSYLCNVTLFRKAVDDFRHKAREYKFMVRDFQYNEEEMKADKEEMNRLSTDKKKQFGPLVRWLKVNFSEAFIAWIHVKALRVFVESVLRYGLPVNFQAMLLQPNKKTMKKLREVLNDLYKHLDSSAASIIDATMDIPGLNLSQQEYYPYVYYKIDCNLLDFK, encoded by the exons ATGGCTGATGTTCTGGAAGACAGTAAAGATAAAGTTCAGGAAAATCTATTGGCTAATGGAG TTGACTTGGTTACCTATATAACAAGGTTCCAGTGGGATATGGCCAAGTATCCAATCAAACAGTCCCTGAAGAATATTTCAGAAATAATTGCAAAG ggagtAACCCAGATTGACAATGACTTAAAATCAAGAGCATCAGCATATAACAATCTGAAAGGCAACCTTCAGAACTTGGAAAGAAAGAATGC GGGAAGCTTGCTAACTAGAAGTCTGGCTGATATCGTAAAGAAAGAGGACTTTGTACTTGATTCAGAATACTTAATTACATTGGTGGTGGTTGTACCAAA GTCAAATTACAATGACTGGGTTAAGCAATATGAAACGTTATCGGAGATGGTAGTTCCACGATCCAGCAA TGTTCTTTCTGAGGACCAAGATAGTTATCTGTGTAATGTCACCTTGTTCAGGAAGGCAGTGGATGACTTCAGACACAAAGCCAGGGAATACAA GTTTATGGTCCGTGATTTCCAGTATAATGAAGAAGAGATGAAAGCAGACAAAGAAGAAATGAACAGGCTATCTACTGACAAAAAGAAACAGTTT GGACCTCTGGTTCGATGGCTGAAAGTGAATTTCAGTGAAGCATTTATTGCATGGATTCATGTGAAGGCATTACGAGTTTTTGTTGAATCTGTTCTAAG GTATGGTTTGCCAGTTAATTTCCAGGCAATGCTCCTTCAACCCAATAAGAAAACAATGAAGAAACTGAGAGAGGTTTTGAATGATTTATACAAACACCTTGATAGCAGTGCAGCATCTATCATTGAT GCAACTATGGATATTCCAGGCTTAAACCTCAGTCAACAGGAGTACTACCCATATGTGTACTACAAGATTGATTGCAATTTGCTGGACTTCAAGTAA